The DNA segment TGATGCGATGTAATTTGCTCGCTAACCTTCTTGCCGTCTGTGAGCTGAAGAAAAGGGTGGTTAGGAAGAAATGCTCTGAGGTCCGCAGGTAAATCATCCATAgtttaaaaacacttcaaaacaGGTCTTGTAGTGTGTTGATCAGGCCACCCCCCCTTTACAGGAAGTGTCCACACGTGGGTTGGCTGCACAGACTCTGTTGCGTGATATTTTGGCGCCATCCACTGATCACAGTGAGGAAGGTCCGCGTAAGTTTCCCATCCAGGTATCATCAcggtaaaacaaacaaacaaacaaacaaacaaacaaacaaaaaaacgaCCTGATTAAATCAACGGGAGCACATTgaattcacaaaaaaaagaaaagaaaagaaaagaggagaaagaaatacTTAAAAGGTATCAGGCATTTTAGTGGTTCTTGATTTAATTCgcttttatttcctccttaGTCTAAAAcgaatatattaatattaatattatgtCACTGAGTAGTGCGGATggtattattatcattaggaTTCAaactgcttatttatttatttttgcgTTTTTTATCGTTTGGTTACAGAAgctattaaaattattattattatttatcttttgtctcTAAGTTTTCAGATgagtttttattctttattttcatatttatttgtttttggtgtttttttgtgttacCAGATTtaacaaatttatttatttattagctgCGCGTGCAGtcagatgactgacagctgacagctcaGAGACAAAGAGTACGAAAATAAAAGAGGACCCACTCGGTTCGTATTTTCGGAAACCATATGTGTAGTCGACGATTAAGCTGCGGCGAAAGCGGAAGAAACTTTAACTGAAAAAGACGAAGCAGTACTAGCAACGTAAACACGTTTACAGATAGAAATGAATCTCGGGTAtagaaatgaaattacatttttactgaAGTCCCTCGTAGGATATTTGTACAGAGTGAGTCATCTTACTTAGAACTACAAAACTCTTTGCTGATAACTTAACCCCCGCCCACATTTCTCCCATAATTCATTGCTTCCGTAAACAAACGTCTGACGTCTGGAGATGACAGGCAGGTCAAACTAATAGCCGCAGCTGCTATCATCTACGGAGATTTCCTCCTGGGATCTGTAGGATTACAGAAACCGTCTGAAAATAAGGTTAAAGTAAACTGTTATTATTGCACCTGGTCTTATCTCTGCTGAGTTCGAACTGTTTCTCGCAGAGTCCTTTGCTAACACTAGTTAGCTGGCAGCCCAGCTAGCTtgacagaaaagaaagtaaCTGTTTCAAAGTAACAAACGTCAGTATTTGAATAATGTCTGGACCAAATGGAGATCCAAACATCTCTATGGACGATGGTATCATAAACGACGAAGACGAATTCGGCGAAGAAGGTAACGAGCTAATCATTTATTGTAATCGATGTTGGTGGTTAAGGCAGTGAAGTGGATAGTCCACTGAACATTAAACCAAGACGGCAGGTCAGGTGACTCGCTAGCTTAGCGGCTTCACCGCCTTTCTGATTGAGATGTCACACCCATTTAAGTGTATGGTAAGATATTGGTTAACTGACTTTATACCTTCTCCAGTAATATTATTATGGGTATTCTCATAGACTTACATTGATTTCAGTTGTGTTCACTGTCTTTCTGCTTTTCAGCTTTAGATACTTAATGTCCTCATATTGATTTatccagtaaaataaaatgagaattttGTTTAGAAATTCACTGATACATTAACAAGCTATGTTTAAGTGCTGCTAACAGTCTGAAGACCaatatttgttgttgatttCCTGAGACTGAGCAGGTGTTGCACATCTGTCAAATTAGATGTATTGTTCATTGAGAATGGAATttgctctcttcctgtctgtgccAGCCATTTagacattaaaacaaactgctaCAGATAGTAATAGAGAGTCAAAAATGGGTAATTTTGACAGCATTAATCCTGTTAAACAAATGAGAGTATCTGGGACAGAAGGATAGATAGAAAACACCTTTGTTCTCCATGACAGAAAAGACTAACCTCTCTGCTGCTTATCTACAGAATACGCTGCCATCAACTCCATGCTAGATCAGATCAACTCCTATCTCGATGACCTGGAGGAGCGCAATGATGCACTCAATGGCAAACTGCACGAACTACTGGAGTCCAATCGGCAGGCCCGACTGGAGTTCAGGGCCCAGCTGCTCGGCTCCCAAAACCAGGAGGAGCATCATCCAGCAGACGGGGACTCCTCGTCCAGCAAGGAGGACCCGAATGAGGACAGTGGGGGCTCACAAATGAGTGAGAAGAGCGAGTAGATGGAGAGGACTGGGTTCAGATGAGTCCAGGGATAGAAATATTTATGAAAGTTCACTCAACTTCTGACCTCTTGTTTTTTTGGACTAGTGACCCCTGATCTGTGTAGTCCATGCCTGTCTGACTCCTTTGTGAATTTATACCCTCATCAGCAGACGTGTGTACCACAGTGATATTTTTGcatctcctccatcactgaaTGCAGTGCAGTTTTTTCTCCTGTATTGAACTGTGATGTGCTGGTGTTTGGTTCCTGAGTAGACTGGAGTTTATCGACGTCCAGCAGCTTCTCATACAAGTTGGACATCGCAATTACTTTGCACTACTCAGTTGCAGACATGCTGAATTCAAagtcaaatgtgttttcatgtaaaaaGCTGCCTCCCTCTGAGTAGCATTCAGGTTCATGTGGGACGCCATGAGGGCAATTCTTAAAGCCAGGAACATATCAGAAAGGTAATTTTTAAAGGTGTCGTGTTAATCTTGTCAACCAGTGCTCAAACTATAGGATCCCGCTAATGTCCATGGTAGGCTACACTGTATGTTGTACAGACTCTTCACAAGCTTATAAGTCAGTATTCATGATCAGTCAGTTGCGTGTTTCTGGCTTTAGAGAAAGTATCCACCGAGTGTCAACATCAGGTTTGTAATATCTGTGCAATCTCTAGAATTACAAAATGTGTTGTCCcaaaacattaaatatgcaACATTCCATTTGTCTACCAGTGTTTCTAATGCTCAATCTTCAGCATGACTGTAAAGCTACACTGTGCTGCCCTGTTCATTTTCACTGATCTGTTTGaaaaatagtaaaaatgaaatcagcAAAGCATGGGAATTGTCagacattttaatataaattaaaatgacccccaaacagaaaacaaacatccaaaaatacattaaacttCCAGCAATTAGAAAACATCACCTGtttgttcatttcagtttgtcagtagctgaataaaaatacaataagaaaCATACAGCTTTGTTTGAAATTATCCTTTACAtgtcctttttctctctctgctgcttctgcttcagAGCTAAAGATCATGTCTCGTTCCTTCAGACAGAGCATGATACAATACTAAGCGTGTGACCATGACTACCAGAGTTGCTACATGTGTCAGCCAGCCTTTTGTGGTTTAAATTATCCTTCTCTAACATGGAGGATGAACTGTTTCCAGAGCAACACACTAGTTGTGAAGAAGGAAGTAAAACATCCTTGTATACACATGCCTTGTGGTGGCATGTGACTGCTGAAATGCTGGAACcaaaattatacatttatatagtcTATGACTGGGATAGTCCACTGGTGCTTCACATCAGAGTTGAACATTTGTAAGGATTGTTTGCTACTTTAAATACCTACAGACACTTCATGGTTTTTCCTTACAGATAATATTGGGACCTTTAGCTGAAGTGTGACTCCAACTGTTCAGTGCATTCCAACTAAAACATCTTCAttaagagggaaagaaaaaaaatcaaagtaattGCAAATTGGaggcaaataaacacagacaccacTTTTGCTATATTTTTGTGCTGTGAATTCCCATAGGATCATTATATATCCATGGAAATATGAcaggatttcattttaaatgtaggCACACTTAACAAATGTCCATGGGAATGTGACACCAAACACAATCAGATCTATGCAAATGCTTTTATCTTTATGAATTCTGAGCTGAAAGACTGATGTGGGTTTATGAAGATGCAACCTCCAACATCCAGccagaagggaaaaaaaacaaacaaacaactactTTGCAGTCTTTTAAGCTTCAAGCAGCATATGTCAAGctttcaaatttcaaaataagagatATGTGAACGTGAGGAGTCAGCGACAGCTTATAATTTGTACTCTCTGCCTGGCTGTTAGCAGAAGCCTTTCATTTCTTGCCCCTGACATGTTGATGaagctgtctgctgctgtagaTGCTCATTTAAGAGCTGCCTTAACATTTCAAGAATACAGGGGTTTTCTTCTGCAAATGAATGTATGCAGATGTAAAAGGTGTTTTCTTGAGCTCCTATAGGTTCAGCTGGGAGTTTTTAGATTcttcatacaaaaaaaaaccctattGCTGATAGTAGGCCAATAAGAATCTGTGCTGTACTGTTACAATGAAAAGGTAACAGCTGCTGACAACTTTTTTTTGCCCCAAGCACAACATCAACCTGAccctaaaatgtcaaaaaaagagaaaaaaagatgattaaaCGCCCCGAACAAAGCTATTATCAGTTTCAAGATTGAGCGTTTCTCAGTACTCAAGCCAAAGTACcattttaacacttttaaaaaaaataataatcaaaagcTGTCACCTGCGCAAACACTTAATTTGGTTACATTCTACATTTCAGCTCGCTAAAAGCGTGTGCTACGTGGTTAGCAATGTGGAAAACGTCTCCACTTAACCATCAGTCTTCTACCCCTGTAGGTTATTATAAGTTAACAATCATTCATCTAGCTCGCTAGagaatttgcaaaaaaaaaacaaaaaaactgacagTCAGCCAACCTCCTGTTCCTCCAGGACACTGCAGGGTGGGAAATTAACATTGTGGTGAGAAAATCTATCAGTCACTGCCTTTTCTTAAACACAGCCACATTTAAAAAGACTGGACACTGTAGAGGGTCAGAGGTAATTACAGTGATTGCAATACTTAGGCATGAAATGTGGGTGAATAAAAGATTTCCAGTTAAAGATGGGGAAACCTAAAAAGTGTTCTCAAGTGTTTTAGAAACTTCATGTCATACTACAccttttttgtttatgttaattTGTCTTTAgcttatattattttaaatcagtCAATGTGCCCCAGTTCCAAAGTAGATACTCCTTGTAaagactactactactactaattgTCACAGCAGACTGCAACAATCTCTGCAGTTAGTGTCCAAATGAGGCTTAAAGTCTACAGCTTTGTAAAGCTCAGGTTATCTAGTATTTAGTCAGTATTAAGTCAAAAACTAATTATTGAACAGTTTGGAAGTTTGACCTGCTGATGGTGCTAAAAGAAAACTAAGgtatcaccaaagttattataGTTTATCCTGCGGGGATCATTAATTCAATTTCAAGGAAATCCAATTGACaaatgtcaagacatttcattgAGAAGCCAAgaaatgtgaacctcatggttGTGCCAAAGGAAAAGTCATGAAGTCCAGAGGAATtatcatctggggaccatgaatgtgtgtacaaaTACGTACATGCTGTATTTAACTGGATAAGTGAGAATGCTGGCGGTAGAGGACAAGTCAGATTTAGCAGCAGACATCCCGAGGACCAGAAATGTCTGTagaaaatttcatggcaatccatcgATCAGCTACAGtggtccaggctgaaatatccCAATGCAAGTCAATCTAGCTGCGACTTTGGAACACAACGTTTTAATAGTTATTTTTCGGTTACCTGGGGCATTCAAGAATCTATTTTACctgcaattttattttcatccacaatctatttttatgttttgcagCTGTGGCAGAACGGTATCCATCAAAAAACAATcaagctttttctttctttctttttttctttttttagtaaTTTGTCACTTTTACAGTGTGAACACACCTCATACTCAAAACCTAATCATATATTAGTATGTGGAACAGAACTAGACACTGCATTGTGTGTCTACTCTGGGTTTTCTAGTGGGTATTCAAAATAAGGAGCTTCTCCTTATTCAAATGGATGAATGGAGAAGGTTTGTTTTGGACTAGATGTTTATACTTTATAATTCTTATCTTCTTCTTATCTTATTCtgtaatttaataaataacCTATTCAAGAACATAATTATCTCACTGGGAGCCAACATTAAGAGGCTTACCCACTATCAATACACTTAATAACTGTGAGGTGTTAATTTCCCACCCTGGGAGAGCAATTCACATGACAAGTCATGTTCAGCTACAATGTACTGTCTTCctatttgtcagtttgtgtttaatcCAGACTTTCCAACATGAAGAGAGGCTGGGCTGTTCATTTCTTGGTCGCTCTTTTGTGAAAGCACCTCTTCAAACTCTGACATATCCTGTGCTGAGGTCGCATCAGGTTTCTTGTCTTTCCACAACGCATCTGTGACTCAGCGTCTGTTCGTGGCCCTCCCTGACCTGCGTTTGGGCGTGGTTTTTGCCTTTCCTGTGCTGTTCTTTTTCCCTGTGACAGCAGGagcttccctctcttcctcctcctcttcattaaaatcctctgcagcagctgccgGTTCAGAGTCTGGCTCTTCTCTGCTGCCAGCAGGCAGCTCAATGGGACTCTCCTGAACTACAGACGCCTGGGATGTGGTGCCTTCCTCTTTGCTGTGGAGGCTGAGGTCTTGGTCTGTGCTGCCAGTGCAGGTCACTGAGGTGGTGGTGAGGTCCTGTGAGGTCAGGTCAGGTTCTGATTCTTCCTCTTGTTgctggttttctctctgcactTTCAGTCGGGTGAGTGTGATGACGGGCTGCATGGAGTTCACGTTTGTCACCAAGCCAGTGTCATCAGAGAGGGAGTTTTCATCTGACCAGTCTGTGGTGGTTCCTGTTACAGGTCTGAGGCTGTCTGTAGCTAGGGGAGATTCTCTGGAGGATTCAGTAGCTTCACCCTTTTGACTGAGCAACGCTCTGTACCTCTGagaaaagaaagcagaaaaatactgaTGACAATTCCTCAAAGTTAATACACTTGAGTTGATACAGTGAGTTATacaatcaataaaacaaaatacatataaCTCTTAAATGACAGCAAATATTAATCACCCATTTAACTTTAAGAAGGATTCCTTTAAAGTGTaacagtagcagtagcagttaTATAAGCTATTGCCTTTTTAGCAGTGGAAATGAGGTTAATGAAGTCAGCCAACCAAAAACCAACCTTGAGGTTCTCGAAGTGCGTCAGTGATTTGCAGTGAGTGTGCAGGGCAGGAGATTCAAAATGGTAAAACTTGTTGCAGAGCCTGCAAATAAAACCCGCAACTGGAACAAAAAAACTGGACCCTGTGGTAATGCAAGTCAGAGACGAAACTTCAgtcaaatgtgacatttcaaaatagTAAATCCAAATTACAAGTAAAGGCAGGAAGACAAGATGAATTCTGGCGTGAAGAATCAGGAGCTAGTCGTCACTCACCGTAGACTGTGTCAGGGTCATACTGCTCATCACTGGCCATACTCTTTAGAGTCACTTCTTTAACGGAGGACCAGCCATCCTGTACCAGCacatcacagacacagtaacCAACTATGTTATGATAAATGCACCAACTGTGATGTGCAACCAGTGTTATTTGAAAGCttatttcattttgatgttGAAGTTGCGCATCACCTGTTTCTCTGAGCAGTCTTGGTCTACTTCATTCCcctgtctttcctctccctcctccacctcactgccctcctcctcttccaaaGAAAAGCCGTCTGTGTCCATGGCAGTTAGCTTAGCCAAGGCCTCACAGCCCTCCTTTTGTTGGAGCTGACAAACAGTAATAAATAGATGGGTGAAGTGGCGACAGTGCGGCAAAGTGAATGTTTAATTTCATCTCTGCCCCTgggaaaataatgtgtttaggAGTATAAACACAGATACCTTCTCCACTTTTTGTCTGTGCTCATGGGACTGCAAGTGCTCCACAAAAATCTGGGAGGTCCTGAAGTGTTTCTTGCAGActgtgcaggaggagatggCTGTTCTACTTGCAAGCTGACGATAGTTGGAGGGACACCAGATCAATTATTCTCATTTAAAGTAATCAGACaagttgttttaactttttttttttttttttaacattttgcacTATTCAGCAGTTGAACTCAACAGTTACATTATGTGGATGTGCTTATATATAAAGTGAGCAGCTGGTTACTTTGTGCTCCTCAGTGCGACGGTGGTCCATGATGCTACTGGTGAAGTGGGTGTGACAGGTGGCACACCAACGCTTCAagtctgcttttctctctctgcaaagAACACATACAAGtagtactgatcattttctctttataaAAACACTCTCCCTTGTTaaagtcaaaatggctgactgGACGGACCCATCTTTGTTTGCTCCCTGTAGAGACTCCTGCACTCGAGGCAGCAGCGTGACCAGACAGGCGTTGCTCATGTGTTGGATCTCCATCATCCTCTGCTGGTGGGAAACGCTGTTCATATGACTCCTGAAAttctacaaaaaaaacacaacagagagaaaagtaagGAGAGAAGAGTAAAACACAATCACTGTACATTTGATTTCTGCACAATACTGCTGTGTGACTGTACATTCAACCCACTTGCTGGTTGTGGCAGGTAATGCTGCAGAGGTAGCAGTAGAACTTGTTGGCGCCCTCCGCCGAACCCTCCTCCCCTTCGTCCTGGTTGCCTGGTGAACTCAAGGGGGCGTCTTTTCCCTGTGACGTCTCCTCTGGGGGTAAATGAGCCTGCTGGTCATCTTCACTCAGCCTGCCAGAGGGGGACAGGGCAGACAAACAGCTGTGCACCTACAGAGAGGTTTCACAAACCAGATGCAAAACCATGGTCAGTATCATGCAGATATAACAGACATGTAGAAGAATATGATGAATACTCCTAACTGGCATGCAGCCTAATATGAGCCACTTTTGTAACTGTGTTTGGTGATTTAGTTACATCAAAATCATTGTTCATTACGACAATATGAcccaaacatacaaaataaaaggcTCCTCTCACCTCATCAGCTCTGCTCTCTTCCAGCGCCTCAACAACATCTGATTCCCCCGTAGAGCCTCCTTCTTCCAGAATGATGCAATCTGGTAAGAGAAACGTACAGTAAGCATTCATCTCAGTAAACCTAAAATTCACTGCATTTAGTGTATTATTAGATTGTGTATTGGAAGCCAGCCTCGCTCCAAACCTTAAGTGTGTTTTACCTCCAGGCTGGTTGTCCTCTGTGTTGCTGTTACACTCTGAAGAAAGAACCTCCCCATCTGCATCTGCAATAGTGATAGTCTCTGGCCtgtgagaaaggagagaaaaggcaTGTGAGTTGAAGATTAGAATTCAAGAAGAGGAAGCACTGGGCACCTTTTACTTCTACCTGCTGGTCAGGTATTTTTCTTCCCTCTATGGATAAGAGCTTAAACACTGATGACGTGTGGTTAGATTTTATAGAGCCTCCTCAATCACAGCAGTTATAAAAATGGTTTCCTCacccctctgtcctctgtttctTCACTGCAGGTTCTTCAAGCTGTTCCTCCAAGATCTGTGTGGGTCCATCCGCTCCTCCCACGGCACCATCTGTGGGTAGAAAATGCAAAACCAAAGTTggaaacaaagaataaaaagattATCTACAAACACCATCAGTTCACCGTCGGTCTGCTCTAAGTATTCTTTAGTAGTTTTGTGGTTTATGGAGGCATGTTTTAATTTGCATATGATATTCAGCCCATGCTGTATCACCTTTCAGTGCTGACCAGATTGCAGCTGTACCTGTTTCAGACTTATCATCGGGTTCATTGGTACTGCTAGCTGCTGGCTGGTCGTCTGTGCTCCCTGCTGCCATCTGCTCGCTGTCTCGCTTCCTGTCTGGCTGGCGAGCTGTGGTGtcctgcacacagagacagataacAGGATTTCaaataaactgtatataaagaagCCAGGCTTGTTTATTAAAGTTGGCGCCAACACTGGTCCCAACTGACATGGCGCTACCTTAAAGTCTGAGACAGAGCTGAAGCTAGGCAACAtgaacaaaagaacaaataagAGAGGATTTTATTAGAAGTGGATACAACTGATTTTGACTTTGCATCTAAAAGTGAAAATAGCCTTATTATTCAGTTTGAATACATTAACCGTATTGCatcttatttttaaattatttaaattcaaTCAGAGCAGTTGAAATCATTAAAGAACTTGATCTGTCTGTTTAAAGCTCAGGTTTGACCCCTTTTACCATCAATAActgccctgaaaaaaacaaaaccagttaTGCTATCAAGCATAACTACAATTAACCAGTATTTTCATTGCCCATTAatctgctgttcactgttttgattcagtggaaaacagaggaaaaaactcATCTCATTCAACATTTATATTGCGtgttttgattatattttagAAAGCTGGaaacaactgattttttttttttttcatttttgctttaaaaatgacttgtaTGACTTATCAATTTTCTAAGTCTTAAGTCTTTGTCGATCAACTCGTTGATTAATAAAGTCATTGTTTAAGCTCTAAAATtaagtattgtgtgtgtggctaTTCTGCTATTCCACTGAACTCTACTGTTGTCATCATTTGCTGAAGTTGCAAACTTAACTAAAGACTTGATGTTTCTTTTAGTTGCTGCTGTGTGAAGCACAGAGGGAAACCCTGATTGTCTTTGAATGGGCTACATTCAAATTACCTATCATCACAGTAAGAACATTTTCACCGCCTCTGATTGAGTCAGTCATTAAATTTTAATGCGTTTGCGATTCACACAACCCTAATGGAGCAAGTGTATTAGCTGAAATCCTACACAGTGATTATAATCATTATAATGGTGCTGTTGTAATtactgtggtggtggtggatgaggaggaggaggaagggactGTGGTGGCGGTGGTATTGTTGAAGTAGCGAGCATGTGGGTGAAAAGGCCGTGCAGCTGGGAAACCCATGATGGGGGACTTGATGGCCATGCCCATGGGAACCGGCCCGAGCAGGGATGACCTGGCCCCAGCTGTGAAGAACTGACGGAACTGCTGTCCCCCCATCCCAAAGCTCCGCATGTTACCTAGACAAAAGGAGGGCAGGAAAAGATTTTACACATATCATGTATGAAAATGCTGTTTCTGATTTTAGCTACTACATGCAGGGATAGGGACTTCTGCCTTTTTCCAAATACTTGAAAATGTAATCCGTTCTGTACCCTGCATCTGCTGCATCAGTATGGCCCCTTGCAGCATGGGATTGGGGGCAATAATGGTTGTCTGGGTCGCCTGGCACAGGTTGACCATCCTGGGAGGAGGGGCTGTCTGGGGAGGCACAGGAATGGCTCTGTGTAGCAAATACacaaaagaaagcaaacataCCATGTTATTTCAACTGATGCAACCTTATGGAAAAAGAATTTCAGCTAAAAGATCTATTCTTGTCCacaatcagagcagagcagcctGCCTTCGGACTAATTTAGAATTCTATTTTACACGCACCCATCATCCTGATGTAGAAcggcaaaaacaaaatgacgGTTTGTTGACATGGACACCTGCACACAAATGTCCTCTCCAAATGCCAGCTGTTATTTCACAATTATTTGTGCTGTGCCCCCCCACAAGCTATGTGCTCTCTTGTAGCGcaacaataaatacaaacatcagTGGGAATACTTCAAAGAAAACAGGTGAAGACAGGGGTCTGGTGGTGCTGTACTGGCTGCTGCTTTTGCTCATCCCCAGAGTAAACAAGAGGCAACCTGAGTTTGTATGAGGATTAAAGATGTAGAACCAAACAGCTGACAGGCAACAGGCAACATGGCACAAGCCCACAGGCTACTTTGTATTACAAATCAGGTTGTATGATGGTACCAGGAGGCCTTAACAGAGGTGATGTCATCATGGTTTTTGGTTTGGGGCCAGTAATCTTGCAACAGTGTTTTATAGAATTTGCAATATATCAATATTACCTTAGGAGAAACCAGATAACAGGGGATGGCATTAGTCCAACTTTTAATGAACACTGTCTGACATCTGAGTAAGTATGTGATGACAGTGTAGCTTTGGCTGTAGTTAACAGCTTGGTCACAATATCACAGACAGCACATGAGGTATGGTAACAAGTTAACAGTGCTGCTAGAGTGGGACAGTTAATATCACTTTCTAGCTGCAGGTACTAAATCCTATGTTTACTTCAAATATAGATTTAGAACAAATCTCAGAGCCTGTGGTTGATGCTCCCTTACCAATGGACTAACGCACAGCAAATCTGAAGGAATATTTTATCAAAATTAAAATGCTGCATGCTTATAAATTTCCAGCCAACCGAAGATTGTACAGTCTGGCATGTGTTGTGACAGGGCTTCCCTCTCAGCCACCGCCAGTGGCACATTTATCACCCAGGAGGCCCTGCCTAATCCCCGGTCTCGAGTTAACGTCCTTACCGCGGTgtctggtggtggtgatgggcGACATGATGCCCCGGCGGAGGCTGCGGCGGCGGAGGAGGCggaggctgctgctggaaaagTTGCTGTAGCTGCCGCAGGTGCTGGTgaaactgttgctgttgctgctgctgctgctgatggatgTGTGGGTTGAACATTACGGGCTTAAATTTCCGCCGTTACTCTGTGAGTTGACGGACCCGC comes from the Lates calcarifer isolate ASB-BC8 linkage group LG9, TLL_Latcal_v3, whole genome shotgun sequence genome and includes:
- the ciz1a gene encoding cdkn1a interacting zinc finger protein 1a isoform X2; its protein translation is MFNPHIHQQQQQQQQQFHQHLRQLQQLFQQQPPPPPPPQPPPGHHVAHHHHQTPRAIPVPPQTAPPPRMVNLCQATQTTIIAPNPMLQGAILMQQMQGNMRSFGMGGQQFRQFFTAGARSSLLGPVPMGMAIKSPIMGFPAARPFHPHARYFNNTTATTVPSSSSSSTTTTDTTARQPDRKRDSEQMAAGSTDDQPAASSTNEPDDKSETDGAVGGADGPTQILEEQLEEPAVKKQRTEGPETITIADADGEVLSSECNSNTEDNQPGDCIILEEGGSTGESDVVEALEESRADEVHSCLSALSPSGRLSEDDQQAHLPPEETSQGKDAPLSSPGNQDEGEEGSAEGANKFYCYLCSITCHNQQNFRSHMNSVSHQQRMMEIQHMSNACLVTLLPRVQESLQGANKDGERKADLKRWCATCHTHFTSSIMDHRRTEEHKLASRTAISSCTVCKKHFRTSQIFVEHLQSHEHRQKVEKLQQKEGCEALAKLTAMDTDGFSLEEEEGSEVEEGEERQGNEVDQDCSEKQDGWSSVKEVTLKSMASDEQYDPDTVYGSSFFVPVAGFICRLCNKFYHFESPALHTHCKSLTHFENLKRYRALLSQKGEATESSRESPLATDSLRPVTGTTTDWSDENSLSDDTGLVTNVNSMQPVITLTRLKVQRENQQQEEESEPDLTSQDLTTTSVTCTGSTDQDLSLHSKEEGTTSQASVVQESPIELPAGSREEPDSEPAAAAEDFNEEEEEEREAPAVTGKKNSTGKAKTTPKRRSGRATNRR
- the bbln gene encoding UPF0184 protein C9orf16 homolog, producing MSGPNGDPNISMDDGIINDEDEFGEEEYAAINSMLDQINSYLDDLEERNDALNGKLHELLESNRQARLEFRAQLLGSQNQEEHHPADGDSSSSKEDPNEDSGGSQMSEKSE
- the ciz1a gene encoding cdkn1a interacting zinc finger protein 1a isoform X1, whose protein sequence is MFNPHIHQQQQQQQQQFHQHLRQLQQLFQQQPPPPPPPQPPPGHHVAHHHHQTPRAIPVPPQTAPPPRMVNLCQATQTTIIAPNPMLQGAILMQQMQGNMRSFGMGGQQFRQFFTAGARSSLLGPVPMGMAIKSPIMGFPAARPFHPHARYFNNTTATTVPSSSSSSTTTTDTTARQPDRKRDSEQMAAGSTDDQPAASSTNEPDDKSETGTAAIWSALKDGAVGGADGPTQILEEQLEEPAVKKQRTEGPETITIADADGEVLSSECNSNTEDNQPGDCIILEEGGSTGESDVVEALEESRADEVHSCLSALSPSGRLSEDDQQAHLPPEETSQGKDAPLSSPGNQDEGEEGSAEGANKFYCYLCSITCHNQQNFRSHMNSVSHQQRMMEIQHMSNACLVTLLPRVQESLQGANKDGERKADLKRWCATCHTHFTSSIMDHRRTEEHKLASRTAISSCTVCKKHFRTSQIFVEHLQSHEHRQKVEKLQQKEGCEALAKLTAMDTDGFSLEEEEGSEVEEGEERQGNEVDQDCSEKQDGWSSVKEVTLKSMASDEQYDPDTVYGSSFFVPVAGFICRLCNKFYHFESPALHTHCKSLTHFENLKRYRALLSQKGEATESSRESPLATDSLRPVTGTTTDWSDENSLSDDTGLVTNVNSMQPVITLTRLKVQRENQQQEEESEPDLTSQDLTTTSVTCTGSTDQDLSLHSKEEGTTSQASVVQESPIELPAGSREEPDSEPAAAAEDFNEEEEEEREAPAVTGKKNSTGKAKTTPKRRSGRATNRR